Proteins from one Panthera leo isolate Ple1 chromosome D1, P.leo_Ple1_pat1.1, whole genome shotgun sequence genomic window:
- the MYRF gene encoding myelin regulatory factor isoform X3 → MEVVDETEALQRFFEGHDINGALEPSNIDTSILEEYISKEDASDLCFPDISAPASAASYPHGQPAIPGSSGGHHLSPSGGGPSPGRHGPLPAPSYSAPLNCNNNNAMGTAPKPFLGGSGPPIKAEPKAPYAPGTLPDSPPDSGSEAYSPQQVNDPHLLRTITPESLCHVGVPSRLEHPPPPPAHLPGPPPPPPPPPHYPVLQRDLYMKAEPPMPPYAAMGQGLVPTDLHHTQQSQMLHQLLNQHGAELPTHPSKKRKHSESPPNTLNAQMLNGMIKQEPGTATTLPPHPARAPSPPWPPQGPLSPGPGSLPLSIARVQTPPWHPPGAPSPGLLQDNDSLSGSYLDPNYQSIKWQPHQQNKWATLYDANYKELPMLTYRVDADKGFNFSVGDDAFVCQKKNHFQVTVYIGMLGEPKYVKTPEGLKPLDCFYLKLHGVKLEALNQSINIEQSQSDRSKRPFNPVTVNLPPEQVTKVTVGRLHFSETTANNMRKKGKPNPDQRYFMLVVALQAHAQNQNYTLAAQISERIIVRASNPGQFESDSDVLWQRAQVPDTVFHHGRVGINTDRPDEALVVHGNVKVMGSLMHPSDLRAKEHVQEVDTTEQLKRISRMRLVHYRYKPEFAATAGIEATAPETGVIAQEVKEILPEAVKDTGDVVFANGKTIENFLVVNKERIFMENVGAVKELCKLTDNLETRIDELERWSHKLAKLRRLDSLKSTGSSGAFSHAGSQFSRAGSVPHKKRPPKVASKSSSVVPDQACISQRFLQGTIIALVVVMAFSVVSMSTLYVLSLRTEEDLVETDGRSSQSFGTTQLRQSPVTTGLPGTRPSLLLVTTGLSSSAPGPVIPTLDLCSSRPCPVICCSSSTPSPTPAPSLGSSFNPGRGLSPSPSPSTNRSGPGQMALLPVTNIRAKSWGLSANGIGHSKHPKSSEPLASPEVPFPGGQGKAKNSPSLGLHGRARRGLPQPGLSPARPTRAQGQPDPVPSLTSIQVLENSMPITSQYCAPEDACRPGNFTYHIPVSSGTPLHLSLTLQMNSSSPVSVVLCSLMSKEQPCEERDFPQSLHTYQDTQGTSHQWPVTILSFREFTYHFRVALLGQANCSVEAPVLPATDYYFHFYRLCD, encoded by the exons ATGGAGGTGGTGGACGAGACGGAGGCGCTGCAGCGCTTTTTCGAAG gccaCGACATCAATGGTGCCCTGGAGCCCTCCAACATCGACACCAGCATCCTGGAGGAGTACATCAGCAAGGAGGATGCCTCTGACCT CTGCTTCCCCGACATCTCTGCTCCAGCCAGTGCGGCCTCCTACCCCCACGGGCAGCCGGCCATCCCGGGCTCCAGCGGGGGCCACCACCTGAGCCCCTCTGGGGGCGGACCCTCCCCGGGGCGccacggccccctccccgccccgagCTACAGCGCCCCCCTCAACTGCAACAACAACAATGCCATGGGCACTGCTCCCAAGCCCTTTCTGGGGGGCTCTGGGCCCCCCATCAAGGCAGAGCCCAAGGCTCCCTATGCCCCAGG CACACTGCCGGACTCTCCCCCAGACTCGGGCTCCGAGGCCTACTCCCCCCAGCAGGTGAATG ACCCCCATCTCCTGCGCACCATTACCCCTGAGTCCCTGTGCCACGTGGGAGTGCCCTCCCGCCTGGAgcacccacctccacctccagcccacctcccaggccctccgccgcccccgccacccccgcctcACTACCCTGTCCTGCAGCGGGACCTGTACATGAAGGCCGAGCCCCCGATGCCCCCCTACGCTGCCATGGGGCAGGGGCTGGTGCCCACGGATCTCCACCACACACAGCAGTCCCAGATGCTACACCAGCTGTTGAATCAGCACGGAGCTGA gctccccacacacccctccaAGAAGAGGAAGCACTCCGAATCACCTCCCAACACCCTTAATGCCCAGATGCTGAATGGAATGATCAAACAGGAGCCCGGGACCGCGACGACCCTGCCCCCGCACCCAGCTcgagccccttccccaccctggccTCCCCAGGGCCCACTCTCCCCCGGCCCCGGCTCCTTGCCCCTCAGCATCGCCCGGGTCCAGACGCCACCTTGGCACCCACCGGGTGCACCCTCACCAG GTCTCCTGCAGGACAATGATAGCCTTAGTGGCTCCTACCTGGATCCCAACTACCAATCCATCAAGTGGCAACCACATCAGCAGAACAAGTGGGCAACGCTGTACGACGCAAACTACAAGGAGCT gcCCATGCTCACCTACCGCGTGGACGCTGACAAGGGCTTCAACTTTTCGGTGGGCGACGACGCCTTCGTGTGCCAGAAGAAGAACCACTTTCAGGTGACAGTCTATATCGGCATGCTGGGGGAGCCCAAGTACGTCAAGACGCCCGAAGGCCTCAAGCCCCTTGACTGCTTCTACCTGAAACTGCACGGAGTGAAG CTGGAGGCCCTGAACCAGTCCATCAACATTGAGCAGTCACAGTCCGACCGAAGCAAGCGGCCCTTTAACCCTGTCAC GGTCAATCTGCCTCCTGAGCAGGTCACGAAGGTGACTGTGGGGCGCTTGCACTTCAGCGAGACCACCGCCAACAACATGCGCAAGAAGGGCAAACCTAACCCTGACCAGAG GTACTTCATGCTGGTGGTGGCGCTCCAGGCCCATGCACAGAACCAGAACTACACGCTGGCTGCCCAGATCTCAGAGCGCATCATCGTGAGG GCCTCCAACCCAGGCCAGTTTGAGAGTGACAGCGACGTGCTGTGGCAGCGGGCGCAGGTGCCCGACACTGTCTTCCACCATGGCCGCGTGGGCATCAACACGGACCGACCCGACGAGGCGTTGGTCGTGCACGGCAATGTCAAGGTCATGGGCTCGCTCATGCACCCCTCCGACCTGCGGGCCAAGGAGCACGtgcaggag GTGGACACCACGGAGCAGCTGAAGAGGATCTCACGCATGCGGCTGGTGCACTACAGATACAAGCCTGAGTTTGCAGCCACCGCAGGCATCGAGGCCACGGCACCAGAGACGG gTGTCATCGCCCAGGAGGTGAAGGAGATCCTGCCTGAGGCCGTGAAGGACACTGGAGACGTGGTCTTTGCCAATGGGAAAACCATAGAGAACTTCTTGGTGGTGAACAAG GAGCGCATCTTCATGGAGAACGTGGGTGCCGTGAAGGAGCTGTGCAAGCTGACGGACAACCTGGAGACGCGCATCGACGAGCTGGAGCGCTGGAGCCACAAGCTGGCCAAACTGCGGCGGCTGGACAGCCTCAAGTCCACTGGCAGCTCGGGTGCCttcag CCACGCAGGGAGCCAGTTCAGCCGGGCGGGCAGCGTCCCCCACAAGAAGAGGCCCCCCAAGGTGGCCAGCAAG TCGTCATCTGTGGTCCCAGACCAGGCCTGCATCAGCCAGCGCTTCCTGCAGGGAACCATCATTGCCCTGGTGGTGGTCATGGCCTTCAG CGTGGTGTCCATGTCTACACTGTATGTGCTGAGCCTGCGCACCGAGGAGGACCTGGTGGAAACCGATGG caggTCCAGCCAGAGCTTTGGGACCACTCAGCTCCGACAGTCCCCTGTGACCACCGGGCTGCCAGGCACACGGCCCTCTTTGCTGCTGG TTACCACCGGCCTGAGCAGCTCAGCCCCAGGTCCTGTCATCCCCACTTTGGACCTGTGCTCCAGCCGCCCTTGTCCAGTCATCTGctgttcctcctccacccccagccctacCCCTGCCCCTAGTCTTGGCTCCAGCTTTAACCCTGGCCGTGGCCTCAGCCCCAGTCCCAGCCCCTCCACCAACCGCTCAG GCCCCGGCCAGATGGCCCTCCTACCAGTCACCAACATCAGAGCCAAGTCCTGGGGCCTGTCGGCCAATGGTATTGGCCACTCCAAGCATCCAAAGAGCTCAGAGCCTCTGGCCAGCCCCGAAGTCCCcttccctggagggcagggcaaAGCCAAGAATAGTCCCAGCCTTGGTCTCCACGGCCGGGCCCGCAGAGGGCTTCCCCAGCCCGGCCTGAGCCCTGCTCGGCCCACTCGGGCCCAGGGCCAGCCAG ACCCAGTGCCCTCCCTGACCTCCATCCAGGTGCTGGAGaactcaatgcccatcacttcCCAGTACTGCGCTCCAGAGGATGCCTGCAG GCCTGGAAACTTCACCTACCACATCCCTGTCAGCAGCGGCACCCCGCTGCACCTCAGCCTGACTCTGCAGATGAA CTCTTCGTCTCCCGTGTCTGTGGTGCTGTGCAGCCTGATGTCAAAGGAGCAGCCGTGTGAGGAGAGGGACTTTCCACAGAGCCTGCACACCTACCAGGACACCCAG ggCACGTCCCACCAGTGGCCAGTGACCATCCTGTCTTTCCGAGAATTCACCTACCACTTCCGGGTGGCACTGCTG ggTCAGGCCAACTGCAGCGTGGAGGCCCCGGTCCTGCCGGCCACAGACTACTATTTCCACTTCTACCGCCTGTGTGACTGA
- the MYRF gene encoding myelin regulatory factor isoform X2: MEVVDETEALQRFFEGHDINGALEPSNIDTSILEEYISKEDASDLCFPDISAPASAASYPHGQPAIPGSSGGHHLSPSGGGPSPGRHGPLPAPSYSAPLNCNNNNAMGTAPKPFLGGSGPPIKAEPKAPYAPGTLPDSPPDSGSEAYSPQQVNDPHLLRTITPESLCHVGVPSRLEHPPPPPAHLPGPPPPPPPPPHYPVLQRDLYMKAEPPMPPYAAMGQGLVPTDLHHTQQSQMLHQLLNQHGAELPTHPSKKRKHSESPPNTLNAQMLNGMIKQEPGTATTLPPHPARAPSPPWPPQGPLSPGPGSLPLSIARVQTPPWHPPGAPSPGLLQDNDSLSGSYLDPNYQSIKWQPHQQNKWATLYDANYKELPMLTYRVDADKGFNFSVGDDAFVCQKKNHFQVTVYIGMLGEPKYVKTPEGLKPLDCFYLKLHGVKLEALNQSINIEQSQSDRSKRPFNPVTVNLPPEQVTKVTVGRLHFSETTANNMRKKGKPNPDQRYFMLVVALQAHAQNQNYTLAAQISERIIVRASNPGQFESDSDVLWQRAQVPDTVFHHGRVGINTDRPDEALVVHGNVKVMGSLMHPSDLRAKEHVQEVDTTEQLKRISRMRLVHYRYKPEFAATAGIEATAPETGVIAQEVKEILPEAVKDTGDVVFANGKTIENFLVVNKERIFMENVGAVKELCKLTDNLETRIDELERWSHKLAKLRRLDSLKSTGSSGAFSHAGSQFSRAGSVPHKKRPPKVASKSSSVVPDQACISQRFLQGTIIALVVVMAFSVVSMSTLYVLSLRTEEDLVETDGSSQSFGTTQLRQSPVTTGLPGTRPSLLLVTTGLSSSAPGPVIPTLDLCSSRPCPVICCSSSTPSPTPAPSLGSSFNPGRGLSPSPSPSTNRSGPGQMALLPVTNIRAKSWGLSANGIGHSKHPKSSEPLASPEVPFPGGQGKAKNSPSLGLHGRARRGLPQPGLSPARPTRAQGQPASLLADPVPSLTSIQVLENSMPITSQYCAPEDACRPGNFTYHIPVSSGTPLHLSLTLQMNSSSPVSVVLCSLMSKEQPCEERDFPQSLHTYQDTQGTSHQWPVTILSFREFTYHFRVALLGQANCSVEAPVLPATDYYFHFYRLCD, from the exons ATGGAGGTGGTGGACGAGACGGAGGCGCTGCAGCGCTTTTTCGAAG gccaCGACATCAATGGTGCCCTGGAGCCCTCCAACATCGACACCAGCATCCTGGAGGAGTACATCAGCAAGGAGGATGCCTCTGACCT CTGCTTCCCCGACATCTCTGCTCCAGCCAGTGCGGCCTCCTACCCCCACGGGCAGCCGGCCATCCCGGGCTCCAGCGGGGGCCACCACCTGAGCCCCTCTGGGGGCGGACCCTCCCCGGGGCGccacggccccctccccgccccgagCTACAGCGCCCCCCTCAACTGCAACAACAACAATGCCATGGGCACTGCTCCCAAGCCCTTTCTGGGGGGCTCTGGGCCCCCCATCAAGGCAGAGCCCAAGGCTCCCTATGCCCCAGG CACACTGCCGGACTCTCCCCCAGACTCGGGCTCCGAGGCCTACTCCCCCCAGCAGGTGAATG ACCCCCATCTCCTGCGCACCATTACCCCTGAGTCCCTGTGCCACGTGGGAGTGCCCTCCCGCCTGGAgcacccacctccacctccagcccacctcccaggccctccgccgcccccgccacccccgcctcACTACCCTGTCCTGCAGCGGGACCTGTACATGAAGGCCGAGCCCCCGATGCCCCCCTACGCTGCCATGGGGCAGGGGCTGGTGCCCACGGATCTCCACCACACACAGCAGTCCCAGATGCTACACCAGCTGTTGAATCAGCACGGAGCTGA gctccccacacacccctccaAGAAGAGGAAGCACTCCGAATCACCTCCCAACACCCTTAATGCCCAGATGCTGAATGGAATGATCAAACAGGAGCCCGGGACCGCGACGACCCTGCCCCCGCACCCAGCTcgagccccttccccaccctggccTCCCCAGGGCCCACTCTCCCCCGGCCCCGGCTCCTTGCCCCTCAGCATCGCCCGGGTCCAGACGCCACCTTGGCACCCACCGGGTGCACCCTCACCAG GTCTCCTGCAGGACAATGATAGCCTTAGTGGCTCCTACCTGGATCCCAACTACCAATCCATCAAGTGGCAACCACATCAGCAGAACAAGTGGGCAACGCTGTACGACGCAAACTACAAGGAGCT gcCCATGCTCACCTACCGCGTGGACGCTGACAAGGGCTTCAACTTTTCGGTGGGCGACGACGCCTTCGTGTGCCAGAAGAAGAACCACTTTCAGGTGACAGTCTATATCGGCATGCTGGGGGAGCCCAAGTACGTCAAGACGCCCGAAGGCCTCAAGCCCCTTGACTGCTTCTACCTGAAACTGCACGGAGTGAAG CTGGAGGCCCTGAACCAGTCCATCAACATTGAGCAGTCACAGTCCGACCGAAGCAAGCGGCCCTTTAACCCTGTCAC GGTCAATCTGCCTCCTGAGCAGGTCACGAAGGTGACTGTGGGGCGCTTGCACTTCAGCGAGACCACCGCCAACAACATGCGCAAGAAGGGCAAACCTAACCCTGACCAGAG GTACTTCATGCTGGTGGTGGCGCTCCAGGCCCATGCACAGAACCAGAACTACACGCTGGCTGCCCAGATCTCAGAGCGCATCATCGTGAGG GCCTCCAACCCAGGCCAGTTTGAGAGTGACAGCGACGTGCTGTGGCAGCGGGCGCAGGTGCCCGACACTGTCTTCCACCATGGCCGCGTGGGCATCAACACGGACCGACCCGACGAGGCGTTGGTCGTGCACGGCAATGTCAAGGTCATGGGCTCGCTCATGCACCCCTCCGACCTGCGGGCCAAGGAGCACGtgcaggag GTGGACACCACGGAGCAGCTGAAGAGGATCTCACGCATGCGGCTGGTGCACTACAGATACAAGCCTGAGTTTGCAGCCACCGCAGGCATCGAGGCCACGGCACCAGAGACGG gTGTCATCGCCCAGGAGGTGAAGGAGATCCTGCCTGAGGCCGTGAAGGACACTGGAGACGTGGTCTTTGCCAATGGGAAAACCATAGAGAACTTCTTGGTGGTGAACAAG GAGCGCATCTTCATGGAGAACGTGGGTGCCGTGAAGGAGCTGTGCAAGCTGACGGACAACCTGGAGACGCGCATCGACGAGCTGGAGCGCTGGAGCCACAAGCTGGCCAAACTGCGGCGGCTGGACAGCCTCAAGTCCACTGGCAGCTCGGGTGCCttcag CCACGCAGGGAGCCAGTTCAGCCGGGCGGGCAGCGTCCCCCACAAGAAGAGGCCCCCCAAGGTGGCCAGCAAG TCGTCATCTGTGGTCCCAGACCAGGCCTGCATCAGCCAGCGCTTCCTGCAGGGAACCATCATTGCCCTGGTGGTGGTCATGGCCTTCAG CGTGGTGTCCATGTCTACACTGTATGTGCTGAGCCTGCGCACCGAGGAGGACCTGGTGGAAACCGATGG gTCCAGCCAGAGCTTTGGGACCACTCAGCTCCGACAGTCCCCTGTGACCACCGGGCTGCCAGGCACACGGCCCTCTTTGCTGCTGG TTACCACCGGCCTGAGCAGCTCAGCCCCAGGTCCTGTCATCCCCACTTTGGACCTGTGCTCCAGCCGCCCTTGTCCAGTCATCTGctgttcctcctccacccccagccctacCCCTGCCCCTAGTCTTGGCTCCAGCTTTAACCCTGGCCGTGGCCTCAGCCCCAGTCCCAGCCCCTCCACCAACCGCTCAG GCCCCGGCCAGATGGCCCTCCTACCAGTCACCAACATCAGAGCCAAGTCCTGGGGCCTGTCGGCCAATGGTATTGGCCACTCCAAGCATCCAAAGAGCTCAGAGCCTCTGGCCAGCCCCGAAGTCCCcttccctggagggcagggcaaAGCCAAGAATAGTCCCAGCCTTGGTCTCCACGGCCGGGCCCGCAGAGGGCTTCCCCAGCCCGGCCTGAGCCCTGCTCGGCCCACTCGGGCCCAGGGCCAGCCAG CCTCTCTCCTTGCAGACCCAGTGCCCTCCCTGACCTCCATCCAGGTGCTGGAGaactcaatgcccatcacttcCCAGTACTGCGCTCCAGAGGATGCCTGCAG GCCTGGAAACTTCACCTACCACATCCCTGTCAGCAGCGGCACCCCGCTGCACCTCAGCCTGACTCTGCAGATGAA CTCTTCGTCTCCCGTGTCTGTGGTGCTGTGCAGCCTGATGTCAAAGGAGCAGCCGTGTGAGGAGAGGGACTTTCCACAGAGCCTGCACACCTACCAGGACACCCAG ggCACGTCCCACCAGTGGCCAGTGACCATCCTGTCTTTCCGAGAATTCACCTACCACTTCCGGGTGGCACTGCTG ggTCAGGCCAACTGCAGCGTGGAGGCCCCGGTCCTGCCGGCCACAGACTACTATTTCCACTTCTACCGCCTGTGTGACTGA
- the MYRF gene encoding myelin regulatory factor isoform X4, translating into MEVVDETEALQRFFEGHDINGALEPSNIDTSILEEYISKEDASDLCFPDISAPASAASYPHGQPAIPGSSGGHHLSPSGGGPSPGRHGPLPAPSYSAPLNCNNNNAMGTAPKPFLGGSGPPIKAEPKAPYAPGTLPDSPPDSGSEAYSPQQVNDPHLLRTITPESLCHVGVPSRLEHPPPPPAHLPGPPPPPPPPPHYPVLQRDLYMKAEPPMPPYAAMGQGLVPTDLHHTQQSQMLHQLLNQHGAELPTHPSKKRKHSESPPNTLNAQMLNGMIKQEPGTATTLPPHPARAPSPPWPPQGPLSPGPGSLPLSIARVQTPPWHPPGAPSPGLLQDNDSLSGSYLDPNYQSIKWQPHQQNKWATLYDANYKELPMLTYRVDADKGFNFSVGDDAFVCQKKNHFQVTVYIGMLGEPKYVKTPEGLKPLDCFYLKLHGVKLEALNQSINIEQSQSDRSKRPFNPVTVNLPPEQVTKVTVGRLHFSETTANNMRKKGKPNPDQRYFMLVVALQAHAQNQNYTLAAQISERIIVRASNPGQFESDSDVLWQRAQVPDTVFHHGRVGINTDRPDEALVVHGNVKVMGSLMHPSDLRAKEHVQEVDTTEQLKRISRMRLVHYRYKPEFAATAGIEATAPETGVIAQEVKEILPEAVKDTGDVVFANGKTIENFLVVNKERIFMENVGAVKELCKLTDNLETRIDELERWSHKLAKLRRLDSLKSTGSSGAFSHAGSQFSRAGSVPHKKRPPKVASKSSSVVPDQACISQRFLQGTIIALVVVMAFSVVSMSTLYVLSLRTEEDLVETDGRSSQSFGTTQLRQSPVTTGLPGTRPSLLLVTTGLSSSAPGPVIPTLDLCSSRPCPVICCSSSTPSPTPAPSLGSSFNPGRGLSPSPSPSTNRSGPGQMALLPVTNIRAKSWGLSANGIGHSKHPKSSEPLASPEVPFPGGQGKAKNSPSLGLHGRARRGLPQPGLSPARPTRAQGQPASLLADPVPSLTSIQVLENSMPITSQYCAPEDACRPGNFTYHIPVSSGTPLHLSLTLQMNLMSKEQPCEERDFPQSLHTYQDTQGTSHQWPVTILSFREFTYHFRVALLGQANCSVEAPVLPATDYYFHFYRLCD; encoded by the exons ATGGAGGTGGTGGACGAGACGGAGGCGCTGCAGCGCTTTTTCGAAG gccaCGACATCAATGGTGCCCTGGAGCCCTCCAACATCGACACCAGCATCCTGGAGGAGTACATCAGCAAGGAGGATGCCTCTGACCT CTGCTTCCCCGACATCTCTGCTCCAGCCAGTGCGGCCTCCTACCCCCACGGGCAGCCGGCCATCCCGGGCTCCAGCGGGGGCCACCACCTGAGCCCCTCTGGGGGCGGACCCTCCCCGGGGCGccacggccccctccccgccccgagCTACAGCGCCCCCCTCAACTGCAACAACAACAATGCCATGGGCACTGCTCCCAAGCCCTTTCTGGGGGGCTCTGGGCCCCCCATCAAGGCAGAGCCCAAGGCTCCCTATGCCCCAGG CACACTGCCGGACTCTCCCCCAGACTCGGGCTCCGAGGCCTACTCCCCCCAGCAGGTGAATG ACCCCCATCTCCTGCGCACCATTACCCCTGAGTCCCTGTGCCACGTGGGAGTGCCCTCCCGCCTGGAgcacccacctccacctccagcccacctcccaggccctccgccgcccccgccacccccgcctcACTACCCTGTCCTGCAGCGGGACCTGTACATGAAGGCCGAGCCCCCGATGCCCCCCTACGCTGCCATGGGGCAGGGGCTGGTGCCCACGGATCTCCACCACACACAGCAGTCCCAGATGCTACACCAGCTGTTGAATCAGCACGGAGCTGA gctccccacacacccctccaAGAAGAGGAAGCACTCCGAATCACCTCCCAACACCCTTAATGCCCAGATGCTGAATGGAATGATCAAACAGGAGCCCGGGACCGCGACGACCCTGCCCCCGCACCCAGCTcgagccccttccccaccctggccTCCCCAGGGCCCACTCTCCCCCGGCCCCGGCTCCTTGCCCCTCAGCATCGCCCGGGTCCAGACGCCACCTTGGCACCCACCGGGTGCACCCTCACCAG GTCTCCTGCAGGACAATGATAGCCTTAGTGGCTCCTACCTGGATCCCAACTACCAATCCATCAAGTGGCAACCACATCAGCAGAACAAGTGGGCAACGCTGTACGACGCAAACTACAAGGAGCT gcCCATGCTCACCTACCGCGTGGACGCTGACAAGGGCTTCAACTTTTCGGTGGGCGACGACGCCTTCGTGTGCCAGAAGAAGAACCACTTTCAGGTGACAGTCTATATCGGCATGCTGGGGGAGCCCAAGTACGTCAAGACGCCCGAAGGCCTCAAGCCCCTTGACTGCTTCTACCTGAAACTGCACGGAGTGAAG CTGGAGGCCCTGAACCAGTCCATCAACATTGAGCAGTCACAGTCCGACCGAAGCAAGCGGCCCTTTAACCCTGTCAC GGTCAATCTGCCTCCTGAGCAGGTCACGAAGGTGACTGTGGGGCGCTTGCACTTCAGCGAGACCACCGCCAACAACATGCGCAAGAAGGGCAAACCTAACCCTGACCAGAG GTACTTCATGCTGGTGGTGGCGCTCCAGGCCCATGCACAGAACCAGAACTACACGCTGGCTGCCCAGATCTCAGAGCGCATCATCGTGAGG GCCTCCAACCCAGGCCAGTTTGAGAGTGACAGCGACGTGCTGTGGCAGCGGGCGCAGGTGCCCGACACTGTCTTCCACCATGGCCGCGTGGGCATCAACACGGACCGACCCGACGAGGCGTTGGTCGTGCACGGCAATGTCAAGGTCATGGGCTCGCTCATGCACCCCTCCGACCTGCGGGCCAAGGAGCACGtgcaggag GTGGACACCACGGAGCAGCTGAAGAGGATCTCACGCATGCGGCTGGTGCACTACAGATACAAGCCTGAGTTTGCAGCCACCGCAGGCATCGAGGCCACGGCACCAGAGACGG gTGTCATCGCCCAGGAGGTGAAGGAGATCCTGCCTGAGGCCGTGAAGGACACTGGAGACGTGGTCTTTGCCAATGGGAAAACCATAGAGAACTTCTTGGTGGTGAACAAG GAGCGCATCTTCATGGAGAACGTGGGTGCCGTGAAGGAGCTGTGCAAGCTGACGGACAACCTGGAGACGCGCATCGACGAGCTGGAGCGCTGGAGCCACAAGCTGGCCAAACTGCGGCGGCTGGACAGCCTCAAGTCCACTGGCAGCTCGGGTGCCttcag CCACGCAGGGAGCCAGTTCAGCCGGGCGGGCAGCGTCCCCCACAAGAAGAGGCCCCCCAAGGTGGCCAGCAAG TCGTCATCTGTGGTCCCAGACCAGGCCTGCATCAGCCAGCGCTTCCTGCAGGGAACCATCATTGCCCTGGTGGTGGTCATGGCCTTCAG CGTGGTGTCCATGTCTACACTGTATGTGCTGAGCCTGCGCACCGAGGAGGACCTGGTGGAAACCGATGG caggTCCAGCCAGAGCTTTGGGACCACTCAGCTCCGACAGTCCCCTGTGACCACCGGGCTGCCAGGCACACGGCCCTCTTTGCTGCTGG TTACCACCGGCCTGAGCAGCTCAGCCCCAGGTCCTGTCATCCCCACTTTGGACCTGTGCTCCAGCCGCCCTTGTCCAGTCATCTGctgttcctcctccacccccagccctacCCCTGCCCCTAGTCTTGGCTCCAGCTTTAACCCTGGCCGTGGCCTCAGCCCCAGTCCCAGCCCCTCCACCAACCGCTCAG GCCCCGGCCAGATGGCCCTCCTACCAGTCACCAACATCAGAGCCAAGTCCTGGGGCCTGTCGGCCAATGGTATTGGCCACTCCAAGCATCCAAAGAGCTCAGAGCCTCTGGCCAGCCCCGAAGTCCCcttccctggagggcagggcaaAGCCAAGAATAGTCCCAGCCTTGGTCTCCACGGCCGGGCCCGCAGAGGGCTTCCCCAGCCCGGCCTGAGCCCTGCTCGGCCCACTCGGGCCCAGGGCCAGCCAG CCTCTCTCCTTGCAGACCCAGTGCCCTCCCTGACCTCCATCCAGGTGCTGGAGaactcaatgcccatcacttcCCAGTACTGCGCTCCAGAGGATGCCTGCAG GCCTGGAAACTTCACCTACCACATCCCTGTCAGCAGCGGCACCCCGCTGCACCTCAGCCTGACTCTGCAGATGAA CCTGATGTCAAAGGAGCAGCCGTGTGAGGAGAGGGACTTTCCACAGAGCCTGCACACCTACCAGGACACCCAG ggCACGTCCCACCAGTGGCCAGTGACCATCCTGTCTTTCCGAGAATTCACCTACCACTTCCGGGTGGCACTGCTG ggTCAGGCCAACTGCAGCGTGGAGGCCCCGGTCCTGCCGGCCACAGACTACTATTTCCACTTCTACCGCCTGTGTGACTGA